Part of the Halomarina litorea genome is shown below.
GAGGAGCTGGGCGACGACGCGGCGTTCCACGTCACCGCTCGTCTCGCCGCGCTTGGGCGCGATGGAGTCGATCTCGTCGATGAAGACGATGGCGGGGGCGTTGTCGGCTGCCTCCTCGAAGATCTCGCGGAGCTGTTCTTCGGACTCCCCGTAGTACTTCGACATGATCTCCGGCCCGGAGATGTCCGTGAAGTAGGCGTCTATCTCGTTGGCGACGGCCTTCGCCATCAGCGTCTTGCCGGTGCCGGGCGGGCCGTGGAGCAGGACGCCCTTCGGCGGTTCGATGCCCAGCTGGCGGAACAGCTCCGGGTGGCGCATCGGGAGTTCGATCATCTCCCGGACCTGCTCGAGTTCGTCGTCGAGGCCGCCGATGTCCTCGTAGGTGATGGAGGGGCCGCCCTCCGCACCGCCCACGGTCCGGCCCGCGGCGATCTGCTCGGCGGGCTTCTCGCTGACGTGAACCTCCGTCGTGTCGGTGACGACGACGGTCCCCTTGGGTTCGGTCTCCGCGACCTTCAGGGGGATGCGCTGGCCCGACATGCTCGACAGGGGGCCGAGGCCGAGCGAGAAGGGGACCGTCTGGCCCTTCGTGACGGCCTGCCCGCTGAGTTTGTCGCGGATGTGGCCGCCGATGTTGCCCCGGATGCGCAGGCTCTGGGGGAGGGCGACGGTGACGCTCTTCGCGGGTTTCACGTCGGCCTTCTCGACTTCGACGCGGTCGTCGATGCCGACGCCGGCCTCCTGCCGGAGGCGGCCGTCGATGCGGATGACTTCCTCACCCTCGTCCTCCGGGTAGCCCGGCCAGACGCGCGCGACGGCACGTCCGTCGCCGCCGCTGATGAGGATGTAGTCACCGTTCTCCAGGTCGAGGTCGGCCATCGCGCCGCGCGCGATGGCGGCGAGGCCGCGGCCCGCGTCCTTCTGCTTGAGTGGTTTGACGGTGAGCTTCATTGTCGTACTTCGACGGTGACGACGCCGTTTTTGATAAACGCTTCCGCGTCACCCTCGGGAACCTCGAACTCGTACTGCTGGTCGCCGACCACGAGCATGACCGTCCCGTCGACGACGTCCACGTGCGCGTCGCTCGCCGACCCGAGGTCGATGGCGAACACCACCGTGTCGTCGTAGTCGTACCGGGAGATCGGCCCATCGCTCTCGACGAACCGCTGCTGACTGCTCATATACTAACCCCATGTTAGTCCGCTTAGAATATAAACCTTCGCCACGCAAACCGCACGACTGCGGTGGGCCGGCCGAATTTCGGTCGAAATGCAGTTCCGGCGTGCGGTTCCCTCCCGCGACGGGGTGCGACCCGTCCGCGCGTTTAAGTCGGTCGTGGCCGCAGACCGGGCATGGAGACGGTGTCACACCACGGGCGGACGACGGCGTACCGGCGGACCGACTTCGGCGACGGCGACCCGGTGGTGTACGTCCACGGTAGCGGCGGGATCCACGAGATATGGGTCCACCAGTACGGGAATCGGGGGGACCGGCCCGCTGTCGCCCTCGACCTGAGCGGCCACGGCGAGAGCGACGACGTCGACACCCCCGCCGGGCCGGAGACCCTCGACGCGTACGCCGAGGACGTCGTCGCCGTCGCCCGCGAGACGGGCGCGACGGCTCTCGTCGGTAACTCGCTCGGGGGAGCGGTGATTCAGCACGTCGCCCTCGAACGCGACTTCGACGCCGAGGCCCTCGTCCTCTGTGGCACGGGCGCGAAACTCGGCGTCCACGACGAGTTGAAACGCCGACTCGCGGACGACTTCGACGCCGCCATCGAGATGGTCCACGGCGACGACATGCTCTTTCACGACGCCGGCCCGCAGGCCGTCGCGGACTCGAAGGAGACGATGCGCGCTGTCGGGCGCGAGGTGACCGAGCGGGACTTCCTGACCTGTGACGCCTTCGACGTGCGCGACCGAGTGGGCGACATCGACACCCCCTCGCTCGCCATCACGGGCGAACACGACCGGCTGACGCCCGTGAAGTACCACGAGTACCTCGCCGAGCACCTCCCGGACTGCGAACTCGCCGTCGTCGAGGGCGCCGCACACCTCTCGATGCTCGAACGGGGCGAGTCGTGGAACGAGGCCGTCGACGGATTCCTCGCCGGGCTGGAGTGAGGGTCAGCCCTCAGCGAAGGGCGAGGTACGGCCCCAGCGCGACCAGCAGTGCCGCCAGCGCACGCTTCAGTCGAATCGCGTCGACCGAGTGGGCCACCCGCCAGCCCACGACCACCCCGACGAGTTCGGGGACGCCGACGAGCACCGCGAGTTCCGGCGAGACGGCCCCCCGGACCAGATAGCCCGCCGTGGCGAACGCCGCGATGAACACCGACTGCACCTGCGCGATGGCCACCGACTGGAGCATCGGCGCCCCGACGGCGACGAGGAGGGGGACGGCGAGGACGGGGCCGCCGACGCCGAGCAGACCGCTCAGGACGCCGACGCCGAACCCGAGCGTGCCGACGACTACCATCCCGGGCGTCGAACCGTCGGTCCCGCCCCCCGGCGAGACCCGCGAGCGCCACCAGACGAGGACCCCCGAGAGCGCCACGACGATGCCGAGGAGGACGCCGTAGCCCTCCGTCGAGACGAATCCATTGAGCCAGACGCCGACGAGGGCACCGACGATACCCGCGACGCTCAGGGCGACGGCCGCCCGCCGGCCCCACGGGTCGGCGAGTTCTCCCGAGCGTGCGTACGCGAGGGCACCGAGGACGCCCGTGGCGACGAACGTGGCGCTGGCCGTCCCGGCGACCGTCGCCGGGTCGGCACTCGTCAGCGCGTAGAGCGCGATGGTGACGAAGACGCCGCCCGGTCCGACGGCCGTGATGCCGACTCCCCCGAGGAGGGCGACGACGACCAGTACGACCGCGACGGGGGCGGGCGGCAGCGTCATCTAGAACCCGCCGCCGAGGATGGCGCTGAAGACGCCCTCGGCCGAGGAGACGGCGAGGTACACCGACAGCACGACCAGCAGGACGTTCGCCGCGTTCAGCCACCTGCCGTTCCGGTGTTCGCCCATCGTATCGCGGTCGTTGACCGCCCAGAACAACAGTGCGGCGGTGATGGGCAGGCCGACGACGCCGTTGTACGCCGGGAAGAGGATGATCATGTCCACCACGCTCAGGCCGAAGACGGCGTGGACCACCGGCGAGAGACTGCCGATGGCCACGAGCGCGACGTAGACGAGTTTGAAGCGCTTGTCGTCGGCGGAGACGTCCATCCCCATCGCCTGCGGAATCATGTACGCGGGCGTCCACATGATGG
Proteins encoded:
- a CDS encoding sulfite exporter TauE/SafE family protein, with protein sequence MTLPPAPVAVVLVVVALLGGVGITAVGPGGVFVTIALYALTSADPATVAGTASATFVATGVLGALAYARSGELADPWGRRAAVALSVAGIVGALVGVWLNGFVSTEGYGVLLGIVVALSGVLVWWRSRVSPGGGTDGSTPGMVVVGTLGFGVGVLSGLLGVGGPVLAVPLLVAVGAPMLQSVAIAQVQSVFIAAFATAGYLVRGAVSPELAVLVGVPELVGVVVGWRVAHSVDAIRLKRALAALLVALGPYLALR
- a CDS encoding DUF7127 family protein; the encoded protein is MSSQQRFVESDGPISRYDYDDTVVFAIDLGSASDAHVDVVDGTVMLVVGDQQYEFEVPEGDAEAFIKNGVVTVEVRQ
- a CDS encoding alpha/beta fold hydrolase → METVSHHGRTTAYRRTDFGDGDPVVYVHGSGGIHEIWVHQYGNRGDRPAVALDLSGHGESDDVDTPAGPETLDAYAEDVVAVARETGATALVGNSLGGAVIQHVALERDFDAEALVLCGTGAKLGVHDELKRRLADDFDAAIEMVHGDDMLFHDAGPQAVADSKETMRAVGREVTERDFLTCDAFDVRDRVGDIDTPSLAITGEHDRLTPVKYHEYLAEHLPDCELAVVEGAAHLSMLERGESWNEAVDGFLAGLE